From the genome of Oceanococcus atlanticus:
TACTGCAGGTACCAATGGCGGCAAATGTGGGCAACAGAAAATCGTCCGCAAAACCTGCCGAATACCTCCCCTCATCAAGGTAGGCCTGCAAGGTGGTTTCGCTGTTTTTAAGTTTGCGCGCATCACAGGCCGCCCGCCGGTAAAGGCGAATCAGATCACGCACGATCGCGCGGCTGCGTGCGCCCCACGGCTGACCACCGGCGAGCATCGGAACAGACCAGCGCTGCAAGGGACGCCAGTTGCGGTAGCGAAAATACGCATCGCCACCAAGATCACTGAAGGAGGCGGAATAATCGGCCGAGGTCGTGGCGATATCGGCCTCGTCGTAAAGCGCGCTGAGAGTCGGGTAATAGCCCCGATAGAGCACCCGCAATGGCATGTCGACGCGTGCCCCGCCCCATTCGATACCGTGCGCGGCCATACCGATGTCAGGCTGCTTTTCGAACAGCGTTACCGTGTGGGTTTTACCGAGATACCAGCTGGCCGCAAGACCGGCGATGCCGGAGCCGACAACGGCAACACGCCCGGCGCGCGTGTGTTGTGTGGAGGTCACCATGCGCGCAGTTTAATCGCACTGGCGTGGCTAGTGGGACTCCTGTCCGGCCCTGCTCATGATGCTTTCGGCGTTCAAGCGCTTCCAGCTGTTGGCCCAGGCCGGCACATCGCCAGGCGGCAGAGGCGGACTGATCAGGTAGCCCTGCGCAATGTCGCAGCCGACCGCCCCAAGCACGTCCCATTCTTCCGGGCTTTGCACCCCTTCGGCCACGATCAGCATGCCCAGCTGATGACCGAGCTCGATACTGCTGTTGACGATCGACTGCTGTTCCTGCGAACGGGTACAACCACGCACGAATTCCTGATCAATCTTGAGCTCGGTAAACGGCATGCTGCGCAGGCGCGTCAAGCTGGAGTCGCCGGTGCCGAAATCATCAATCGACAGTCCAAAACCGCGCATCCGAAAACGCGTCATGACATCGTACAGTTCGGCCCCGACCTGAACCTGGGTCTCGGTCAATTCGATGTTGATGCGATCCGCACTCAGGCCATAGCTCTGGGCGATGGCCTCAATGTGCTCGGGCAGGTCAAGCTGGGTCATGCTCGCCGCGGACAGATTGACCGAGAGGGCGAAATCACGGCCCTGACGGCTCCACAGACTGAGCTGCTTCAGGCTGCGCTCGATGATCTGATGAGTCAGGCGATGGATATCGCCGTTGGATTCGGACATGGCGATGAACGCATCCGGCGAAACCAGTTCGCCGTCACGATCGCGCAGGCGCACCAGCGCCTCGAAGCCGACCAACTCGGCATCGATCATGCGCACCTGCGGCTGATAGTGAATCTCGATGCGGTTGGCATCCAGGGCATCGGCCAGATCATCAGCGCTGAACGCCGTGGCCGTGGTCGTACGCACTGCAGGCGCCTGCCCGAAATCGGCCAGCGCTCGCAGCAGATCCTCTTCCTTGAAAGGTTTGGCCAGCACACCCAGCACGTGCAGGCCGAGCTCACCCGCCATGCGCGACACGGCAAAACGCAGGCGTGCATCCAGTGAGGAAATCGGCAAAACGGCGATGCCCGGTGATGCACTGGCCAGTGTGCGCAGCAGTTCTACCCCATCCATGCCGGGCATGTTGAGGTCGCACAACACGATATCGGCGGCCCGCTGCTGCATCAGAGCCATGGCCGACAGGCCATTCTCCGCTTCGCGGATGTGCGCGATACCCAGACGCTGCAGCAACGCGACCAGCACGCTGCGAATCGCGGCGGAATCATCCACAACCAGCACGTCGCTGCCCTGCAGGCGTTTAAGTTGCGGTGCTGACAATATTTCCATGGCAGCCGTTGTTTTGAGACGACCAGCCCAGGCTAGCGAGTGCAGCGCAAAGGAAATGAGAACACTCAGTCCAGGGTCTTGCACCAGCTTTGCGGCGCGCCACGGGCCTCGCACTGCTCTTGGGTGATAGCCGGGTTTGCTGAAGACGCGGTTGATTCGGCTGGTGGAGCCAGCCCATCCAGTGCGGTCAGCGCAGCACAACGCGCGTCCGCCTCGGCCACATCAAAGCCCAGCTCAAGCGCAGCGCTGTGCAGCGTGCACACGATATGCTGACCAATGGTCGGCGACACCATCAGGCTCCAGTGGTCGGTGCAGGCCCCATCGTAGTCGAGGCCCAGCGGGTCATAGACCAGATCTTGCTCGGGGCAACCCAGCAGCCAGGTCGCACCGGTGGAAAAGGTCTGCCAGTAGGTCTCGTCACGAAAGGTCATGTAGCCGAAGAAATCATTCGCCGCACCGAGCAGAAAATGCGCCTGAGGGTCACGCACCCGCTCACGCAGCGCGGCTTCCAGTTCACCGAAGGGCTCGCCGGGAAAGGTCGAGAAAAACAGCTCACCAATCCGCACCGCCGTGACATAAGTGCCGAACAGGGCGCCCTGCAGAAATGGCGGCGTCAGCGCCCGGTCGATGCGGATGTCGTAGTGCTGCAGAGCTGATCCATCCTGATTGCTCGGCAGTCGCGGCTTGTAGTTGAGCAGCAAAACCGGCTGGGTGATCAACTCGCGGATGAACACCGACTCCAGCTGAATCCCCTGCCCGCGCACCGCTTGAAGCTGGTCTTGCGCCGCGCTCATGAGCAAACGCAACCGGGCGCGCGCCTCGGCTTCACGCTCGGCTGCGTCACCGCCGCTCTTGTTCCAGTCGGTGGCGCCGACGCTGCCCACCGCTGCAAGGCCAAACCCGCCAAACAGAGCTTGTGCCTCCTGGGGCGCCCAGGCCGCCCAGTCGCCACTAAGTTTGTCGGTGGCCACACCGTTGATCACCGTGGCATGTGGTGCGTAGTTGACCAAGGTCAGCAAACGCTCACCGCTGTCGGCATGGTCGGCCACCAGCATGCGGAATTGATTGCTCGGATTGCCCTGATCGGGGTCCAGACCCGGCGCACTGTTGTACGACGATTCCAGTCGCGGCACGCCATCCAGCGGGCTGTCGTTACTGTTGATCGCGGCCACGCGCAGAACCGCGGGCTGACGCGATTGCCAGGCCTGAATGCCGGCCGCAACCACGGCATCGGCGGTGATCGCCTTGTAATCCGGACTGACCCCGCCCCAGATGCCAACCGTATCCGGGCCATTGTGCGAATGGTCGCTGACCACCACGATGTGGCGCGAATCCATGCCGGTGGCCTCGGCGATGCGCAAGCGCATGTCATAAATGCCGTGCCCCGCACCCTCGCCCGCCTTGTAGGCCAGGAAATAACCGATATTGGTGGTGCTGATCAGCATGAAGTGGCGGTCCTGCGTATCGCTCACCACCATGGCTCGGGCCAGCAGCTCGTCGGCCACCGCGCCGGGCACCTCGGGATCGACCATTCGCCCGCAGAACGATGCCCCGCCGCCCACGCACACCGGACTTTGCGGATCATGGTTGGCGCTGCCCGTGCCAACCCACCATTGCACGCTGGCCGGCTCGCTGCGCTCGCCCAGGGTCTGCGCAGGTCCGCGCCCGCCATTGCAGGCCGCGACACAGGCCACGACCAGCACCAGCAGGCCGCGCATCACGGCGCTTGCAGGCTCAATGCGAAGCGCTCGGCATTGCCCTGACCCAGCGCATCACTCAGATCACCCGGCAACACGGCCACCTCATCCGCTGCATCCAGCGCAGTCTTGAACATGACCCGCCAGGTTGCAGCGCCCAGATTGCTGGCTTCGCAACTGCGCTCCAGCACCGCTCCATCGGCCAACAGGCTGGCGCACACCTGGGCAGGTTCGCCCACGTTCAGCCAGGGCCGGAAGGTGCAATGGTGGCAATACACCTGTTCGCTGTCCGGATAGCGATGCAGATTGCGCTCTTCGCGTATCCACGGGAACGCGGTCTCGTAGCTGTCGGGGTAGTCAATCGGCCCGAATTCATGCGGTGCTGCGGATTCGACTTGCGGCCGATCATGCCCGGCGCCGTCGGTAAAGCTGTTGTAAACGTTGACCGGGCCCAACTCGAACTCCAGCGCGCCACCGGCCACCCGCAGATTCTCCGCACGAATAGGTGCCGCATTGTCGATCACGAAATTCTCGCTGATCAGTTCGTAGTCGCCGTGGCCACGATGATGCCCTCGGATCACAAAACGGTAGGTGCCCGCGGGGGTGACATAGGGCGCCTGCGGGCGCTGGCTGTCACCCGGCTCGGGCAAAGGCAGTTCGGAGGCAAAGGCTTCGTAGTTGGCGGTCCATTGCCACTCGAAATTGCCCGCCGCCCAACTCAGAAGGTCCGGAATCTGCGGAATGTTGAAACCGCCCTCAGCCGGGATGATCTGGGTCGCACCGGGGAAACGCGCATGCAGCTGGATCTCGCCATCCAGCGTGCCCGCCAGCGCCCAGCCGTCGCCATCCTGACGTTCGACTACAACCTCGGGAAACCCTTCATAGGTTGAGCCACCGATCCAGCTCACCGCCGCCGCATCAAAGCGGTGCATACGGGCCTCAGGTTGAGCGGTGATCTGCGGCTCACCGCCATCATTGGGCAAGGCCGCTTCGTAGATCGGCGTGACCGTGGAAGCCAGCACGCCGAGCGCCTGGGCAATGATTTCGACCCGCGTGGATTCCAGCGCAAACACCGTGTCCAGCACATTCAGTGGCTGACCCGGATGACCATTGAGCGAGGCCGCCAGGCGGCTCAAGCGGGTGGCCAGAAAATCCGCACCGTGCGGCCCCAGGCCAGCCAGCGCTTTGCGGTAGTGGTCGTGCGCGCGGTACTCACGATACGCCGGCATGTAACCCCAGTAGTCATTCGCCATGCCCACGGGAATAACCAGGCCATAGCCGAATTCGGTCAGTTCCTCGTGCGTGAAGTTACCCTTGATCTCGGCCGGATCGGTGGGTTCGGACTCGGCCTGCAAGACGTAATCCAGGGCATCCCAGCCCGCCGCATCATTGTGAATCTGGGCTTTCATGCGCGCATACACTGCGCCCGACATGGTCAGCACCTCGTCGTTGTACTGATGCGGATGCGGGCAGCTCCATTCGTCCTCACCCGACTGCCAGCAACCATGATCCTGGCGGTTGTCCAGATCACCATTGAGCGCCGGATTGCGCAGGTCATCCGGGTAGCCCAGATCCCAGTCCCAGCCGGTATGAAAATCTTCCGCCACCCGGTTAAGCCGGCTGATGATGTTCAGCGCGGTGTCGGTGAACTGCTCGCAAGGGCAGAAGGTGATGGCCACATCGCCCAGTTTGAAAGACTGGATCGGCACCACATCCTGCTCTTCCAGGATCATCAGCGAAGGCCCGCTGAGCGAGGTCGGTAACGGCACGCCCAGTTCAAGCAGATTGTCGGTCAGCGCACCAACCAGATTCTGCGGTGCCAAGGGCCCCAGGGCCATGAATGGCTCAACCAGTTCTTCCAGCGGGAACTGACAATCCGGGAAGCCGATGATGGGAATGCCCGGGTTCAGGTTGTAATACAGCTGGTCCATGTTGCAGTTGGACACCCCGGGATAGGGGCGCGACGCTGGCGGCGCAAACCGCTGGTGGGCGTAATCGACCTCGAAATCAGCCTGCAGCGGGGCGAACTGGCTGGCATCCCACGGTGCCTCACCAACGATACCGGCCAACGCAGCGTGCACGTTGTCAGCGAACAGACGTGCAGCGCGGTCGGTACCGGCCAGGTTGGATTCCTGAAATTCGTGACGCTTGGCACCTTTGTGCGCACGTTCATCCTTGTGCGGCCCCGAGGTGCCGGTTTCGGATTGCGACATCACGGTGATCGCGCCGGTCTCGCGGTCGAGCAGACGCATCACCGCGTGACTGAGATCGCCGTTCATGATCTCCTCGCCCCAGACCCACTCCGGATGCACACCCAGCACCACCCAGTTGGCAAAGTTCTGGCCTGTGGTCGGATCATCGAACCGCAGCACATAGGCCTGACGCGTGGTGTAGTCGTGCGGCTGGCCAGCAGGGCTGCCGTCCGGAGAAATCTTGGGCCCGTAGGTGTGGGCACGCACGTCGTTGGCGTAGAACGCCGCGCCCCCCATCACCGCCGGACGCATGTTGGCGTGAGCCTGAATAATCGCCTCAGCCATGCGCTCGGCCATGTACTCGTAGAAGCGGATGTCCATGACATCCTGGAAAATCCACGGACCAATGGCGGGCGTCGAGTAAAACGGTGAGGTGTGGCTGTGTGACACCGTCATCGCCAGGTTTTCAATACCGATGCCGGTCGAACCCTCAGCGGCCAGTTTCTGCGCCACGCGGCGTCGCAGGATGTCGTTCGGCAGATACAGATCATTAGCCACGATGGCGATCAGTTTGTCGTTGGCACCCTCCACCACCAGCGCACGGGTGGTGATGCGAGAGGCCAAAATGTCCGACCCGACTTTGCGCACGGCGTGGGTGTAGGGATCGAAACCGCGGCCCTCGGCAATCCCCACACCTGTCGCCGAGAACTGCCCGGCGGAAGCTCCGAAATGCCAGCTGGCATCGACCACGGCCACGCCGGCGCGCGCAGCGCTTTCGTTACGTGGCTGTGACGGTGTAGGACTGGGGGTTGATGGCGCATCAGCACCGGAAGAGGTGGCATCACGGCCGCCCTGGCAGCCCATCATCAACAGCGCAGCCAGCAATACGCTGCCCGCGCGCAAGCGTGTCGCGTTCATCCTGAAAGTGTCTCCTGTCGCCCGTTTGCCGGGACTTTTATGTCTGAACGATGACACGCACGGCGCGACGCAAAGCATTGATTGCGTTCGGCGGGTCTCGCTCATGGGTAGTAAATTGTGACGAGAACACTACCGGATCAGTGAATTCGGTGATAGTAGTAAATATCCGCACAGGCTCCGAAGAGACCGGCGGACACAGGAGACAACACCATGATGATTCACCTGCCCGCTCGGCGGTTATGCCGTACCGTCGTGCTGGCTTTTGCTGTTTTGACCTTACCCGCCTGTAACGGCGGCCGCGTGACACACACATCAGGCCCCGGGCTCGACGAACCCACGACGCCACCCGGTGCGGTGCAAACGCCGTTTCGTGTCGGCGCCGCCAAAGTTCGGATTACGCCCACCGAGTCGCAGGTCGCGGGCGAAGAGGAAAACCGCCTGCTGGGGCAGACCACCCTGCAGCATTTCCATCTGGGCGGATACGGTTTCGGGCCTCTGCAAAGCTTCCCTGATCCGATCAATATGGATCTCACCGACCCGGCCGGCGCGACCCACTACACCACTGCCGAGGGTGTGGAAGAGCACACCTGGTTGCGCCTGATGTTGATCACTGACGAACGCGACAACACGCAGGTGGCCTTTGTCACAGTCGACGCCATTGGCGCTGGCAACGTCATCCAGGACGGCATCCGTCAGGCCGTTTCACAAGCCAGCGGGGTCCCGCCGGAGAATGTGTACTTTGGTCAGACCCACACCCACTCAGGCGCCGATTTGCAAGGTCTGTGGGGTGGCGTGCCGAAGAGCTGGATTGCCGACCTCTACACCGCCGCCGAACAAGCGGCCGAACAAGCTGCGGCTGAACTCACACCGGCCACGCTGAGCTTCAAGCAATTTGAGACCGACGCGTTCAATAACTACCGCCGCCCGCGCCTTTACCCTGACATCGATGCGGATACCACAGCCTCGCTATTGCGGGCCTACGCCGCAGACGGTGGTGAACTGGTCGCAACCCTGGCCCAGTACAATGCCCACCCGACCTCGGTGGGCAGCAGCAACGATCCGCGCCTGCCCCACCCTGACTATGTGCTCGGACTGACTGACACCTTGGAGGCCGAGGGCGGCACGGCGTTGTATTTCAATGGCCCGATCGCCGACGCTTCAGGCTCCGGCGGTAACTGCGAAGGCGATGATTACGTCCGCGTGCGCTGCCGTGGCCATGATCTGGCCCGCGCCATGCTCGACAGCGAGGCCGAAACCATCGCCATCACCGGCGCCCTGAGCGCGCGCAACACGCAGGTGCAAATCCCGGTCACCAACCCGGTGTTCCTGGCCGCGGCCCTGATCGGTGCCTTCAACGGCTATCTGGACTATTCCCTGGTGCCGCTGGATTCAATTCCGTTCCTGAGTGAGCAAATTGCCTTTCTGCCGCAGGCCATCCCGCTGGCCACCGTGGCCGTCAGTCGTATCAGCTTTTCCGAGCAGCTGGAGATCGTCACGATCCCCGGCGAAGCGACCAACACCGTGGGCGAGTACATCCAATCACTGGCGCCGGACACCCCCATGATGCTGTTCGGATTGACCCAGGATTCCATGGGTTATCTGTTGCCCGAAGAGGAATTCAATTACATCAGTCTGGCTGGCGAGACTGGCTTTCTGGTGCCGTTCACCAACTACGAAGAATGGATCTCCATGGGGCCACTGAGTGTGCCGCTGTTGCGCGTACTCGGCTACAACCGCCTGTTTGATCAGGATGCTCAAGCCAATATCCCACCCTCGGTTGCAGCCTGCTATGGCGCCGATACCCATGAGCGTTGCTTCATCGAGGATGTAGTGGCCCAACTCAACTACGCCATGGCGGCTTACGCCGACGCCTGCCGCGAACAACTTGGCGAAGACAATCCGATCTGCGGGCTACTGGCCATGGGCAGTCTGTTTCAGGCCGGCGGCGCTCTGGATCTGAGTGCCTTGTCCAGTGCGCTGCCAATCGATCTGAGCCAAGCCTTGGCCACGCCGGACGGCCAGACACTGCAGCAACGTTTGGCTGCTCTGCTGGCTCCTTTGCGCGCCACCTCAACACACTGATTGCGCATGCGCGCCGTACCCCTACTCCTGCTGGCGGCCGCCGTGGCCGCCTGTCAGGGCGGACGGGGTCAAACCGACGCCACGCCCCATGCGGAGGAGATCTCTCACACGGATTTGGCCACGTATGTCGATCCGCGTATCGGCAGCTTTCCGCCGGGCTTTACCAGCCCGGGCGCGGCCTTACCCCATGGCCTGGTCGCAGCAGGCCCAGACACTGAGGGCCCATTCA
Proteins encoded in this window:
- a CDS encoding EAL domain-containing response regulator; the protein is MEILSAPQLKRLQGSDVLVVDDSAAIRSVLVALLQRLGIAHIREAENGLSAMALMQQRAADIVLCDLNMPGMDGVELLRTLASASPGIAVLPISSLDARLRFAVSRMAGELGLHVLGVLAKPFKEEDLLRALADFGQAPAVRTTTATAFSADDLADALDANRIEIHYQPQVRMIDAELVGFEALVRLRDRDGELVSPDAFIAMSESNGDIHRLTHQIIERSLKQLSLWSRQGRDFALSVNLSAASMTQLDLPEHIEAIAQSYGLSADRINIELTETQVQVGAELYDVMTRFRMRGFGLSIDDFGTGDSSLTRLRSMPFTELKIDQEFVRGCTRSQEQQSIVNSSIELGHQLGMLIVAEGVQSPEEWDVLGAVGCDIAQGYLISPPLPPGDVPAWANSWKRLNAESIMSRAGQESH